From the genome of Vigna angularis cultivar LongXiaoDou No.4 chromosome 11, ASM1680809v1, whole genome shotgun sequence, one region includes:
- the LOC128193304 gene encoding dehydration-responsive element-binding protein 1F-like: MNNDDYSFSSSPSSTSSQSQLCNPNSPSDNSSFPAQKPELSSHKRKAGRKKFRETRHPVYRGVRQRNGNRWVCEVREPNTKSRIWLGTYSAPEMAARAHDVAALALKGTSAAFNFPDSVSLLPVAKSSSAADIRAAAAQVSEVFLPANPSSSFTRVEIETNPCSVEGVVDFAKTVTNVEESNESVFFDEEAVYNMPGLLDSMAEGLLITPPSMKRFDWDEVDCETDLTLWTY; this comes from the coding sequence ATGAACAATGATGACTACTCTTTCTCTTCATCACCATCATCCACTTCTTCTCAAAGCCAACTTTGCAACCCGAATTCTCCGTCGGATAATTCATCATTCCCCGCACAAAAACCAGAGTTGAGTTCTCACAAGAGGAAAGCTGGGAGAAAGAAGTTTCGAGAAACACGGCATCCGGTGTATAGAGGAGTTCGTCAGAGAAACGGTAACAGATGGGTGTGTGAAGTTCGTGAACCCAACACGAAATCAAGGATATGGCTCGGAACATACTCCGCACCAGAAATGGCAGCTAGGGCACATGACGTGGCTGCCCTAGCACTTAAGGGCACCTCTGCAGCATTCAATTTCCCTGATTCGGTTTCTCTTCTTCCAGTTGCAAAGTCATCTTCAGCTGCAGATATTAGAGCGGCTGCAGCACAAGTTTCCGAGGTTTTTTTACCGGCCAACCCTTCTTCGTCCTTTACAAGGGTTGAAATAGAAACTAACCCTTGTTCGGTGGAGGGTGTTGTTGATTTTGCCAAGACTGTGACTAATGTTGAGGAGTCCAACGAATCAGTGTTTTTCGACGAAGAGGCAGTTTATAACATGCCAGGTTTGTTAGATAGCATGGCTGAGGGTCTTCTCATTACTCCACCTTCTATGAAGAGATTTGATTGGGACGAGGTTGATTGTGAAACAGACCTCACTCTCTGGACATATTAA
- the LOC128194757 gene encoding F-box protein At2g27310-like, with protein sequence MDAASSFSSSDITTLHPDIIRSHILNRLDGPTLASASSATLHLRRLCTDHNLWRTICAASWPSLNQPHASSLIDTFPAAHRSVFSDSFPSIQYSPPPHPNPPQLPPEFLSIVDLYYKGKPVFSRVITTETHKGWFLSSPLWVELLDPNEVVPTPLIFAKCDEESSVPMPRSVTLANDGFVYGQPYGEDSFYFICSVFWNIILFVQFFGTEKTVRKKIYE encoded by the coding sequence ATGGACGCcgcttcttctttttcttcttctgacaTCACCACTCTCCACCCTGACATCATTCGATCCCACATCCTTAATCGCCTCGACGGCCCCACCCTCGCCTCCGCATCCTCCGCCACCCTCCACCTCCGCCGTCTCTGCACCGATCACAACCTCTGGCGGACCATCTGTGCTGCCTCCTGGCCCTCTCTCAACCAACCCCACGCCTCTTCCCTCATCGATACCTTCCCCGCTGCCCACCGCTCTGTCTTTTCCGACTCTTTTCCCTCCATCCAATACTCCCCTCCTCCCCACCCGAACCCACCGCAGTTGCCGCCGGAGTTTCTATCCATCGTGGACCTCTACTACAAGGGCAAACCCGTCTTTTCGCGTGTCATCACGACCGAAACCCACAAGGGTTGGTTCCTCTCCTCCCCGCTCTGGGTGGAGCTCCTCGACCCCAACGAGGTGGTCCCCACTCCCTTGATATTCGCGAAGTGCGATGAGGAATCTTCTGTGCCGATGCCTCGGTCGGTTACTTTGGCTAACGATGGATTCGTCTATGGTCAACCCTATGGAGaagatagtttttattttatttgttcagTTTTTTggaacattattttatttgttcagTTTTTTGGAACAGAGAAAACAGTGAGAAAAAAGATTTATGAATAA
- the LOC128193344 gene encoding uncharacterized protein LOC128193344: MSEPPFRPREKLIEKQKHFQSVHKHTYLKGPYDKITSVAIPLALAASSLYLIGRGIYNMSHGIGKKE; the protein is encoded by the exons ATGTCAGAACCACCATTTAGACCACGAGAGAAACTTATTGAGAAGCAAAAGCATTTCCAGAGTGTCCATAAGCACACGTATTTGAAAGGACCATATGACAAGATTACCTCTGTTGCAATACCACTCGCATTGGCAGCATCTTCATTGTATCTGATT GGAAGAGGGATCTACAACATGTCACATGGAATAGGGAAGAAAGAATGA
- the LOC128194759 gene encoding uncharacterized protein LOC128194759 — translation MENQVEVQEGMKADIQQLKEQMRQVLKTLDALQDPGCLCTQRSQQGAPEARTFPSYGLPPNYTPPSGVDSRHLDTQKAEGNAVEVEDEPGATTFTIPGQTIQPGIESTIMKKQLETKSPSSVITPADFKDDKSILEVLEKRLRAIEGEGSFEFGDAKKLCLVPDVVIPPKFKLPEFEKYRGNTCPRGHISMYCRKMAAYALDEKLLIHFFQESLTDEALTWYMHLDTTHIYSWKHLVETFLRQYGYDKDLTPDRAQLQNMVKKESESFREYAQRWREIAAQVEPRLSDKEMTTTFLSTLQPPFYEHMLNISISSSFTDIVIIGERVESGIRSGKIALGPELVASLNDYGPGHEKDKKRRANSHFTAYPQMSHSYGSSRAIERRNYNRDKRVANFTPIPMTYTELLPDLLRRNLIKICPTRPIRPPYPRSYDVNARCDYHGGACGHSIEACKALKRKVQSLIDSGCLKFEES, via the coding sequence atggagaaccaagtaGAAGTTCAAGAGGGAATGAAAGCCGATATCCAAcagctgaaggaacaaatgagacaAGTCCTAAAGACCCTGGATGCCTTACAAGATCCTGGATGTTTATGCACGCAACGATCACAACAAGGAGCTCCAGAAGCACGaactttcccttcctatggtcttcCCCCGAATTATACTCCACCCTCAGGAGTGGACTCGAGACATCTTGACACTCAAAAGGCCGAAGGTAATgcagttgaagtagaagacgaGCCTGGGGCAACCACTTTCACAATTCCTGGGCAGACGATCCAACCAGGTATTGAGAGCACGATAATGAAAAAACAACTTGAGACGAAGTCTCCATCTTCTGTCATTACACCAGCAGATTTTAAGGATGATAAGAGCATATTAGAAGTCCTTGAAAAGAGGTTGAGAGCCATAGAGGGtgaaggaagttttgaatttggagatgcTAAAAAACTATGTTTAGTTCCTGATGTGGTGATACCTCCAAAGTTCAAGCTGCCAGAGTTCGAGAAATATCGGGGAAATACTTGCCCGAGGGGCCATATAAGCATGTACTGCAGGAAAATGGCAGCTTATGCCCTCgatgaaaaacttttgattcattTCTTCCAAGAAAGTTTAACTGACGAGGCTCTAACTTGGTACATGCACTTAGATACTACTCACATCTACTCATGGAAGCATCTGGTTGAGACATTCCTAAGGCAGTATGGATATGATAAAGATTTGACACCTGACAGAGCACAATTGCAGAACATGGTGAAGAAAGAATCTGAATCATTCAGAGAATATGCCCAAAGGTGGAGAGAGATAGCTGCTCAAGTAGAACCGCGTCTGAGCGACAAGGAGATGACTACCACGTTTTTGAGTACTCTGCAACCACCATTTTATGAGCACATGTTAAACATCTCAATTTCCTCAAGTTTTACTGACATAGTAATAATTGGAGAGAGGGTTGAGAGTGGCATAAGAAGTGGAAAAATTGCACTAGGCCCAGAGCTAGTAGCCAGTTTAAACGATTATGGTCCTGGACATGAGAAGGATAAGAAGCGAAGAGCTAATTCCCATTTTACTGCCTATCCTCAAATGTCACATTCCTATGGGTCCAGTCGAGCCATTGAGCGAAGAAATTACAATCGTGATAAGAGGGTCGCCAACTTCACTCCTATCCCCATGACCTATACAGAGCTACTACCAGATCTTCTCCGCAGAAACCTCATAAAGATTTGTCCAACCAGGCCTATACGACCTCCGTATCCAAGGAGCTATGACGTAAATGCCAGGTGTGATTATCATGGAGGGGCGTGTGGACATTCAATAGAGGCATGCAAGGCTCTGAAACGTAAAGTGCAATCTTTGATTGATTcaggatgtttaaagtttgaagaaagttaA